In Phoenix dactylifera cultivar Barhee BC4 chromosome 11, palm_55x_up_171113_PBpolish2nd_filt_p, whole genome shotgun sequence, the following are encoded in one genomic region:
- the LOC103713865 gene encoding 3-hydroxy-3-methylglutaryl-coenzyme A reductase 3-like, translating to MDVRRRFPQSAAAANTEDTSSVGGRIQASDALPLPIRHTNLLFSALFAASLVFLMRRWREKIRSSMPLHVVGLTELLAIVGLVASLIYLISFFGITFVQSIVSSHDEDDFLLTPAPTAASPAAAPTPAPAPAAAPCPLLCDGSPAPGKMPAVTEEDEEIIFSVVAGKTPSYILESKLGDCRRAAGIRREALRRMTGRSLEGLPLDGFDYGAILGQCCELPVGYVQLPVGIAGPLVLDGRQYYVPMATTEGCLVASTNRGCKAIAESGGAASVVLRDAMTRAPAVRLPSARRAAELKAFLEEPSNFETLSLVFNRSSRFARLQGIQCALAGRNLYMRFSCSTGDAMGMNMVSKGVQNVLDYLQGDFPDMDVISLSGNFCSDKKPAAVNWIGGRGKSVVCEATIKEDVVKKVLKTTVPALVELNMIKNLAGSAVAGALGGFNAHASNIVSAIFIATGQDPAQNVESSHCITMMEALNDGKDLHISVTMPSIEVGTVGGGTQLASQAACLDLLGVKGASLESPGANARLLAAIVAGAVLAGELSLLSALAAGQLVKSHMKYNRSSKDISKASQ from the exons ATGGACGTCCGCCGGAGATTCCCCCAGAGCGCAGCGGCCGCCAACACGGAGGATACTTCCTCCGTCGGCGGCCGGATCCAGGCGTCGGATGCCCTCCCGCTTCCTATCCGGCACACGAATCTCCTCTTCTCCGCCCTCTTCGCGGCCTCGCTCGTCTTCCTGATGCGGCGGTGGCGCGAGAAGATCCGATCGTCGATGCCGCTCCACGTCGTCGGCCTCACCGAGCTCCTCGCCATCGTCGGCCTCGTCGCCTCTCTCATCTACCTCATCTCCTTCTTCGGTATCACCTTCGTCCAGTCCATCGTCTCCTCCCACGACGAGGACGACTTCCTCCTCACCCCCGCCCCCACCGCTGCCTCTCCAGCCGCCGCCCCAACCCCCGCCCCCgcccccgccgccgccccctGCCCCCTCCTCTGCGATGGCTCCCCTGCCCCCGGGAAAATGCCGGCCGTCACCGAGGAGGACGAGGAGATCATCTTCTCCGTCGTTGCCGGCAAGACTCCCTCCTACATTCTCGAATCCAAGCTCGGAGACTGCCGCCGCGCCGCCGGGATCCGGCGGGAGGCGCTCAGGAGGATGACCGGAAGATCCCTGGAAGGGCTCCCGCTCGATGGATTCGACTACGGGGCGATTCTAGGGCAGTGCTGCGAGCTCCCGGTGGGCTACGTCCAGTTGCCGGTGGGGATCGCCGGGCCGCTGGTGCTCGACGGAAGGCAGTACTACGTGCCGATGGCCACCACCGAGGGGTGCCTCGTGGCGAGCACTAACAGGGGGTGCAAGGCCATTGCGGAGTCCGGCGGCGCCGCGAGCGTGGTTCTGAGGGACGCGATGACGCGGGCACCGGCGGTGAGGCTGCCGTCGGCGAGGAGGGCCGCGGAGCTCAAGGCCTTCTTGGAAGAGCCAAGCAATTTCGAGACTCTCTCTTTGGTGTTCAACAG GTCCAGCAGATTTGCGCGGCTCCAGGGGATCCAATGTGCGCTTGCTGGGAGGAACCTCTACATGAGATTTAGCTGCAGCACTGGAGATGCGATGGGGATGAACATGGTGTCAAAGGGTGTCCAGAATGTCTTGGATTATCTGCAGGGTGACTTCCCAGACATGGACGTGATCAGCCTATCTG GTAATTTCTGTTCCGACAAAAAGCCAGCTGCCGTGAATTGGATTGGAGGACGGGGCAAATCGGTAGTTTGTGAGGCAACCATCAAGGAGGATGTGGTAAAGAAAGTTCTCAAGACCACCGTGCCAGCACTCGTGGAACTCAACATGATCAAGAACCTCGCCGGATCTGCTGTGGCTGGGGCTCTCGGGGGGTTCAATGCTCATGCCAGCAACATCGTGTCTGCTATCTTCATAGCCACAGGCCAGGATCCTGCACAGAATGTGGAGAGTTCCCACTGTATCACCATGATGGAAGCTCTGAATGATGGAAAGGATCTTCACATCTCTGTGACCATGCCATCCATCGAG GTTGGCACAGTTGGTGGTGGGACTCAGCTTGCCTCTCAGGCAGCCTGCTTGGACCTACTTGGTGTCAAGGGTGCAAGCTTGGAGTCACCTGGGGCAAACGCTAGGCTTTTGGCCGCCATTGTAGCAGGTGCTGTTCTAGCTGGAGAGCTCTCTCTTCTGTCGGCCCTTGCTGCTGGCCAGCTTGTGAAGAGCCACATGAAGTACAACAGATCCAGCAAAGATATATCCAAGGCTTCCCAATAA